The following proteins are co-located in the Osmia lignaria lignaria isolate PbOS001 chromosome 12, iyOsmLign1, whole genome shotgun sequence genome:
- the DNApol-alpha73 gene encoding DNA polymerase alpha subunit B isoform X2, which yields MQNKRIRSPTAVHENDNKIRAVDQIFTPSTYTTNVTVPNRAPSSTVSGKVLLYFGPGVKSWRKQIEQDVSIVKADNPHVPKDVVYMYEMLSKQGSALTSNCESFGERLCHVWDEKMGPTKPNVRYVRNVSSISQVPFRTWGRIFIVFDKSIGSKIVMLEGCKRSKGNNNAPIVRLDLSGIKHYSVFPGQILAVEGINIGGNALVAKELFVKGHAVLADVPKLLKDLRIYVAVGPFTPSDNLNYQPLWDLMEHVVEEEPDILILVGPFIEYTHPEIKKCTLRDTYQDFFDKILGKIVQYLQGKSTRVILVSSNRDAHHDAVYPTPEFTINTNKIGSNVANIHSMPDPCIISVEGLEIGITSVDVLRQLGQQEVSNTSGMDRVGRLADHVLSQASFYPLYPPFIGLNLDTTLWKKYACFERQPHIMILPSDIKYCCKPLNESIVLNPERLQKYTYAKLYVRAVNNGKWNPNNVSCEIVKV from the exons caAAATAAACGTATAAGGAGTCCAACGGCAGTacatgaaaatgataataaaatccGAGCAGTGGATCAAATATTTACTCCATCAACTTATACTACAAACGT AACCGTACCGAATCGTGCACCGAGTTCGACAGTCAGTGGCAAAGTTCTCTTGTATTTTGGCCCCGGGGTAAAGTCTTGGCGGAAACAAATCGAACAGGATGTATCGATCGTTAAAGCAGATAATCCCCATGTACCCAAAGATGTGGTGTACATGTACGAAATGCTCTCCAAACAAGGGTCTGCTCTTACTAGTAACTGTGAGAGTTTTGGTGAGCGACTGTGCCATGTATGGGACGAGAAGATGGGACCCACTAAGCCCAATGTGCGTTACGTGAGAAATGTTTCGTCGATAAGTCAAGTACCGTTTAGAACATGGGGTAGAATATTCATCGTGTTTGATAAATCGATTGGCAGTAAAATCGTCATGTTGGAAGGATGTAAAAGATCCAAAGGTAATAACAACGCACCTATTGTACGTTTGGATCTCAGTGGTATTAAACACTATTCAGTTTTCCCGGGTCAAATACTTGCCGTGGAAGGTATTAATATAGGGGGAAACGCTTTAGTAGCGAAAGAATTATTCGTCAAGGGTCATGCAGTGTTAGCGGATGTaccaaaattattaaaagatttAAGGATATACGTTGCAGTTGGCCCGTTTACGCCATCTGACAATTTAAATTATCAACCATTATGGGATCTTATGGAACACGTTGTAGAAGAAGAACCGGATATATTGATACTGGTTGGCCCTTTTATAGAATACACCCAtcctgaaattaaaaagtgtactTTGAGAGATACTTATCAAGACTTTTTTGACAAAATTTTAGGAAAAATCGTACAGTATTTGCAAGG GAAAAGTACTCGTGTTATATTGGTATCTTCTAATCGTGATGCGCATCATGATGCGGTTTATCCAACACCAGAATTTACCATAAACACAAACAAAATTGGATCGAATGTGGCGAATATTCATTCTATGCCAGATCCTTGTATAATAAGCGTAGAAGGTTTAGAAATTGGAATCACTTCCGTGGATGTTCTTAGACAACTTGGACAGCAGGAAGTATC GAACACATCGGGAATGGATAGAGTCGGTCGTTTAGCCGATCACGTATTATCCCAAGCTTCCTTTTATCCTTTGTATCCACCTTTTATAGGGTTGAATCTCGATACGACACTTTGGAAAAAATATGCTTGCTTTGAACGTCAACCGCACATCATGATTTTACCTTCTGATATTAAGTACTGTTGTAAACCACTGAATGAATCTATCGTTTTAAATCCGGAACGACTGCAAAAATATACTTATGCCAAATTGTATGTACGAGCAGTGAATAATGGCAAGTGGAATCCGAACAATGTATCTTGTGAGATTGTGAAAGTTTGA